The region GTATATGACTATGCAGAAATCGAATATTGTCTGTCTGGCATCGTGCCGACAGTCGCCATTCCTTCTGCGAAAGTATGGAATTCAGCGAATTCAGGGTCTGGTCCAGTAATCCGGCTGCGAATACACCTCCTTCAGGTAATCGATGAAAAAGCGCGTCTTCGCCGGCAGGTGCCGTTGTTGCGGGTAGACCGCCATGATGTCGTAATGGGGCAGGGCATACTCGTCCAGCACCGTGATCAGTTCGCCCGAGGCCAGCTGCGACTGGATTTCCCAGGTCGAGCGCCACGCCAGTCCGAGTCCTTCGCTGGCCCAGCGATGCAGCAATTCGCCGTCATTGCAATCCAGGTTGCCCTGCGCGCGGATGATCACCGGCTTGCCGTTCTGCTGGAAATACCAGCCGCGCTGCTGTCCGCCCTGCAGGTTGAAGGCCAGGCAATTGTGCTGCGCCAGATCGTCCAGCGTCTTGGGGATACCGTTGCGGTGCAGGTATTCCGGTGCGGCGCACACCACACGGCGGTTGCCGGCCAGCTTGACCGCGACAAAACTCGGCTCGATCGCGCCGCCGATGCGGATGCCGAGGTCGTAACCCTCGCGCACCAGGTCCACCACGCGGTCGGTCAGGTTGAACGAAATCTGCACTTCCGGATGGTTGGCCAGGAAAGCCGGCGCGTGCGGCGCTACGTGCAGTCGTCCATACGCCGCCGGCGTGGAGACGACAAGATGGCCGGTGGCCTTGTGGCGCCCCTCGGCGATGCTTTTTTCCGCCACCTCGATATCGCCCAGCAGCTTGCGGCAGTGGTCGAGGAAGACGCTGCCCTGTTCCGTCAATGTCAGGTGTCGCGTGGTGCGATGCATGAGCTTGGTGCCGAGGCGTTTTTCGAGTGCGTCGATGCGCCGGCCGAGCATTACGGGGGTGATGTTTTCCTCCAGCGCCGCCGCCGCGAGACTCCCTTTTTCGACCACGGACACGAAAGCTTCTATCTGTTTGAGTTTGTCCACAAATCCTCCTTATTCCATACTTTTTCTATATTTCCATATTTTTAGTACGGAATAAACAGATATTTAGTCTTCTTATCAAACAATATTGTTGGTTATAGGATGCATCTCATCGGTCGAGGGGCATCGTCGTTGCTTCCGGCGTATCCATAAACTCAGGAGGCAACATGGCAAAGATGAAGGCAGTAGACGCGGCGGTATATGTGCTGGAAAAAGAGGGCTGCCTGCAAGCCTTCGGCGTGCCCGGTGCAGCGATCAATCCATTCTACTCGGCGCTGAAACGCCATGGAGGCATCCAGCACGTCCTGGCCCGTCACGTCGAGGGCGCTTCCCACATGGCCGAAGGCTATACCCGCGCCAAGGCCGGCAACATCGGCCTGTGCATCGGCACCTCCGGTCCGGCCGGCACCGACATGATCACCGGGCTGTACTCCGCGCAAGCCGACTCGATTCCGATCCTGTGCATTACCGGCCAGGCGCCGCGCGCACGCTTGTACAAGGAAGACTTCCAGGCCGTCGATATCGAATCGATCGCCAAGCCGGTCACCAAATGGGCCGTCACCGTGCGCGAACCGGCGCTGGTGCCGCGTGTGTTCCAGCAGGCGTTCCACCTGATGCGCTCGGGCCGTCCCGGTCCGGTGTTGATCGACCTGCCGTTCGACGTACAAATGGCCGAAATCGAATTCGATCCCGACACCTACGAGCCGCTGCCGGTCTATCGCCCGTCGGCCACCCGCGCCCAGATCGAAAAAGCGCTGGCCATGCTGAACCAGTCCGAGCGTCCCCTGCTGACCATCGGCGGCGGCGTGGTCAATGCCGATGCGGCTGAACTGGCGGTGGAGTTCGCCGAACTCACCGGCGTGCCGGTCATCCCGACCCTGATGGCCTGGGGCGCGATCCCCGACGATCATCCGCAAATGGCCGGCATGGTCGGTCTGCAGACCAGCCACCGTTACGGCAACGCCACCATGCTGGCGTCCGACTTCGTGCTTGGCGTCGGCAACCGCTGGGCCAATCGCCACACCGGTTCGATTGAGGTGTTCACCAAGGACCGCAAGTTCGTCCACGTCGACATCGAGCCGACCCAGATCGGCCGCGTGTTCGGTCCGGACTACGGCATCGTCTCCGACGCCAAGGCGGCGCTGAAACTGTTCATCGAAGTCGCGAAAGAACTGAAAGCCGCCGGCAAGCTGCCGGATCGCTCGGCATGGCTGGCCGAATGCCAGGAGCGCAAGCGCACCCTGCATCGCCGCACGCATTTCGAAGAAGTGCCGATCAAGCCGCAACGCGTCTATGAAGAGATGAACCGCGCCTTCGGTCGCGACACCTGCTACGTCAGCACCATCGGCCTGTCGCAGATCGCCGCCGCGCAATTCCTGCACGTCTACAAGGATCGCCACTGGATCAACTGCGGCCAGGCCGGTCCGTTGGGCTGGACGATCTCCGCCGCGCTGGGCGTGTGCGCCGCCGATCCGCAACGCAAGGTGGTGGCGATCTCGGGCGACTACGACTTCCAGTTCATGATCGAAGAACTGGCCGTCGGCGCGCAATTCAACCTGCCCTACCTGCATGTGGTGGTGAACAACTCCTATCTCGGCCTGATCCGCCAGGCGCAGCGCGGCTTCGAAATGGACTACTGCGTGCAGCTGGCGTTCGAGAACATCAATGCGCCGGAACTCAACGGCTACGGCGTCGACCACGTGGCCGTGGTGGAAGGCCTCGGCTGCAAGGCGATCCGCGTCACCAACCCGAACGAGATCCAGGACGCTTTCGCGCTGGCACAGCGCTGGATGGCCGAGTACCGCGTACCGGTGGTGGTGGAAATCATCCTGGAGCGCGTGACCAACATCGCGATGGGCACCGAGATCAACGCCATCAACGAATTCGAAGAGCTGGCCACCAAGCGCGAACATGCGCCGACGGCGATTAGCCTGCTGGATTGACTTACACGCAGCATCACGCTCATCAAGGACGCACACATGACAAAACTTGCCGCCAACCTCACCATGCTCTTCACCGAGCTGCCGTTCATCGAGCGTTTCCGCGCCGCCGCGCAAGCCAATTTCAAGGCTGTGGAATTCCTGTTCCCCTACGCCTTCGAACC is a window of Herbaspirillum hiltneri N3 DNA encoding:
- a CDS encoding LysR family transcriptional regulator; amino-acid sequence: MDKLKQIEAFVSVVEKGSLAAAALEENITPVMLGRRIDALEKRLGTKLMHRTTRHLTLTEQGSVFLDHCRKLLGDIEVAEKSIAEGRHKATGHLVVSTPAAYGRLHVAPHAPAFLANHPEVQISFNLTDRVVDLVREGYDLGIRIGGAIEPSFVAVKLAGNRRVVCAAPEYLHRNGIPKTLDDLAQHNCLAFNLQGGQQRGWYFQQNGKPVIIRAQGNLDCNDGELLHRWASEGLGLAWRSTWEIQSQLASGELITVLDEYALPHYDIMAVYPQQRHLPAKTRFFIDYLKEVYSQPDYWTRP
- the gcl gene encoding glyoxylate carboligase: MAKMKAVDAAVYVLEKEGCLQAFGVPGAAINPFYSALKRHGGIQHVLARHVEGASHMAEGYTRAKAGNIGLCIGTSGPAGTDMITGLYSAQADSIPILCITGQAPRARLYKEDFQAVDIESIAKPVTKWAVTVREPALVPRVFQQAFHLMRSGRPGPVLIDLPFDVQMAEIEFDPDTYEPLPVYRPSATRAQIEKALAMLNQSERPLLTIGGGVVNADAAELAVEFAELTGVPVIPTLMAWGAIPDDHPQMAGMVGLQTSHRYGNATMLASDFVLGVGNRWANRHTGSIEVFTKDRKFVHVDIEPTQIGRVFGPDYGIVSDAKAALKLFIEVAKELKAAGKLPDRSAWLAECQERKRTLHRRTHFEEVPIKPQRVYEEMNRAFGRDTCYVSTIGLSQIAAAQFLHVYKDRHWINCGQAGPLGWTISAALGVCAADPQRKVVAISGDYDFQFMIEELAVGAQFNLPYLHVVVNNSYLGLIRQAQRGFEMDYCVQLAFENINAPELNGYGVDHVAVVEGLGCKAIRVTNPNEIQDAFALAQRWMAEYRVPVVVEIILERVTNIAMGTEINAINEFEELATKREHAPTAISLLD